The following coding sequences lie in one Rutidosis leptorrhynchoides isolate AG116_Rl617_1_P2 chromosome 6, CSIRO_AGI_Rlap_v1, whole genome shotgun sequence genomic window:
- the LOC139855642 gene encoding pentatricopeptide repeat-containing protein At4g32450, mitochondrial-like gives MYQARTKASQTVKSFNYCFKVCNFSSRCHSSSSSSISLNKPLSLVKSYATPNYFLNPNKSLDLLVTNSPSHQNPTKVNTRTYNTNVNNNYDQKDGQLRGTIEELDALCKERRLEEAVEVLGLLEQKNVSVDLNRFLSLMNECREAQALEEGKKVHEYLVRSVSDIDVWSYNKIIEMYAKCGSMEDALNVFDKMPQRNVRSWDTMITWFAKNGYGEDAIDMFTDFKEAGFKPDGRIFLSVFTVCSVLGDMKEGLLHFESMSKNYDTIPSMDHYKSIVDMLGSAGYLNEALHFIEKMSMVPSVEIWETLMNNCRVHGDTELGDRCFELIELLDPTRLDEQTKAGLIPIKASDIEEEKVPDNTIWDTSHPEYPKLYSQLRCLKQQMIEVGYIPQNKFVVYDVDAESKEEALLSHAEILALSQGLLSSPARKQIRIIKSLRVCSDCHNALKIISKIVGRLIVVVQSCRRMEHRFENGVCSCGDNW, from the coding sequence ATGTATCAAGCAAGAACCAAAGCATCTCAAACTGTGAAATCTTTCAATTATTGTTTTAAGGTATGTAACTTTTCAAGCCGTtgtcattcatcatcatcgtcatcaattTCCCTCAACAAACCCTTATCATTAGTTAAAAGTTACGCCACCCCAAATTACTTTCTAAACCCTAATAAAAGTTTGGATCTTTTAGTAACTAATTCTCCGAGTCACCAAAATCCTACTAAAGTTAATACCCGGACCTACAATACGAATGTCAACAATAATTATGATCAAAAGGATGGGCAGTTACGTGGCACAATTGAGGAGCTTGATGCTTTATGCAAGGAGAGGAGATTAGAGGAAGCTGTTGAGGTTTTAGGTTTACTCGAGCAGAAAAACGTTTCTGTTGATTTAAATAGGTTTCTGTCGTTGATGAATGAATGTAGAGAGGCTCAGGCACTTGAAGAAGGTAAAAAGGTTCATGAATACCTTGTTAGATCAGTATCGGATATTGATGTTTGGAGTTATAATAAGATTATTGAAATGTATGCAAAATGCGGGTCTATGGAAGATGCATTGAATGTGTTTGATAAAATGCCGCAGAGGAATGTTAGATCTTGGGACACGATGATTACATGGTTTGCTAAAAATGGGTACGGTGAAGATGCCATTGATATGTTTACCGACTTCAAAGAAGCCGGTTTTAAACCTGATGGTCGGATTTTTTTGAGCGTGTTTACTGTGTGTAGTGTCTTGGGAGACATGAAAGAAGGGTTGTTGCATTTTGAGTCAATGAGTAAAAATTATGATACTATTCCATCTATGGATCATTATAAAAGTATAGTGGATATGCTTGGGAGTGCAGGGTATTTAAACGAAGCGTTACATTTTATTGAAAAAATGTCTATGGTACCAAGTGTGGAAATTTGGGAAACGTTGATGAATAATTGTCGTGTTCATGGGGATACAGAGCTTGGAGACCGATGTTTTGAGCTTATTGAGTTGCTAGATCCCACACGTTTAGATGAACAAACGAAGGCGGGTCTGATACCAATAAAAGCTTCTGATATTGAAGAAGAAAAAGTTCCCGACAACACAATATGGGACACCTCTCACCCTGAATATCCGAAGTTGTATAGTCAACTTAGGTGTTTAAAACAACAGATGATAGAGGTTGGCTATATTCCACAGAATAAATTTGTAGTTTATGATGTAGACGCAGAAAGCAAGGAGGAGGCTCTTTTATCACACGCTGAAATACTTGCTTTGTCTCAAGGCCTTTTGAGCAGCCCAGCCCGTAAACAAATACGGATAATAAAAAGTCTTCGGGTTTGTAGTGATTGCCACAATGCACTCAAGATTATTTCTAAGATCGTTGGAAGACTGATTGTTGTAGTGCAATCCTGCAGGAGGATGGAACATCGTTTTGAAAATGGTGTATGTTCATGTGGAGATAATTGGTGA